The following proteins are encoded in a genomic region of Myxosarcina sp. GI1:
- a CDS encoding TM0106 family RecB-like putative nuclease, whose amino-acid sequence MLLTDYLLLNYKRCSRRTFLDIYGDFAVRDPEKEFLLKLKRENQAHIRQILAARSQTYRQPEVSRHNWQLNFQQTVALMAQGADCIYGGMLALNWLEWQDITIRTNREARFTIDWESIFGSLTFLAAPSLLLKQPGYSKFGDWQYIPVNIKLGRRPKPEYKLIAAFNGQILAAIQEAIPTESRLILRQGDEYNVSLEFWQPKMQMTVADCLQVLAEKAKPEVFISRQKCNLCHWYSYCYATAQAQQHLSLVPGITPKRYQDLKEFGVNNLESLATVSQHQLQEIVGSDIADRLRQQVRAIIEGQAIVKSSYNRHQLLLPTAEIELYFDIEAEPERQIDYLLGVLIVDRDRNQQQFHAFLAETTQDEGKIWQQFWDFVSLYPDAPIFHYSEYEVDTVKRLARLYGTPKTESKALLSRFVDLHQQIMNSVVFPVESYSLKSLANWIGFDWRDTEASGDISVCWYDSWLATGDRAWLELILRYNEDDCLATYRLKDWVVNFLALQTKIY is encoded by the coding sequence ATGCTGCTAACAGATTATCTTCTGCTCAATTACAAACGCTGTAGCCGCCGTACTTTTTTAGATATTTATGGCGATTTTGCTGTTCGCGATCCCGAAAAAGAATTTTTACTCAAACTAAAAAGAGAAAATCAAGCTCACATACGTCAGATCTTAGCGGCGCGATCGCAAACCTATCGACAACCCGAAGTATCGCGGCATAATTGGCAACTCAACTTTCAACAAACGGTTGCTTTAATGGCACAAGGAGCAGATTGTATTTATGGTGGTATGTTGGCTCTTAATTGGTTGGAGTGGCAGGATATTACCATTAGAACCAATCGTGAAGCAAGATTCACTATCGATTGGGAAAGCATATTTGGCAGTTTAACTTTTTTAGCTGCTCCTTCTCTATTGCTCAAACAGCCTGGATACTCAAAATTTGGTGATTGGCAATATATACCAGTAAATATAAAACTCGGTCGTCGTCCTAAACCAGAATATAAGCTAATTGCTGCTTTTAACGGACAAATTTTAGCAGCTATACAAGAAGCGATTCCTACTGAATCTCGATTAATTTTGCGCCAAGGTGATGAATACAACGTCAGTTTAGAGTTTTGGCAACCAAAAATGCAGATGACCGTAGCTGATTGTTTGCAAGTATTAGCCGAAAAAGCCAAACCAGAAGTATTTATATCCCGACAAAAATGTAATCTCTGTCATTGGTATAGCTACTGTTACGCTACGGCTCAAGCTCAACAGCATTTATCTCTAGTTCCTGGCATTACTCCCAAACGCTATCAAGATCTAAAAGAGTTTGGGGTCAATAATTTAGAATCTTTAGCTACAGTTTCACAACATCAACTTCAAGAGATAGTCGGTAGCGATATTGCCGATCGCCTAAGACAACAGGTAAGAGCGATTATCGAAGGGCAAGCGATAGTTAAATCTAGCTACAATCGTCACCAGCTTTTGCTTCCTACAGCAGAGATCGAACTGTATTTCGATATCGAAGCCGAACCAGAACGCCAAATTGACTATTTATTGGGAGTGTTAATAGTCGATCGCGATCGAAACCAACAGCAATTTCACGCTTTTTTAGCTGAAACTACTCAAGACGAAGGAAAAATTTGGCAGCAGTTTTGGGATTTTGTCTCTTTATATCCAGATGCACCGATCTTTCATTATTCCGAATATGAAGTAGATACCGTCAAACGTCTGGCGAGACTATATGGAACGCCGAAAACAGAATCTAAAGCTTTACTGTCTCGCTTTGTCGATTTACATCAGCAAATTATGAACTCGGTAGTTTTTCCCGTAGAAAGTTATTCTTTAAAATCTTTAGCCAACTGGATTGGGTTTGACTGGCGTGACACTGAAGCTAGTGGCGATATTAGTGTCTGTTGGTATGATAGTTGGTTGGCTACGGGCGATCGCGCTTGGTTAGAGCTTATTTTACGTTACAACGAAGATGACTGTCTGGCTACCTATCGGCTTAAAGACTGGGTGGTAAATTTTTTAGCTTTGCAGACAAAAATTTATTGA
- a CDS encoding type II toxin-antitoxin system Phd/YefM family antitoxin, translating into MDAITYTQARKNFTSVMNQVCDDHSPIIITRQSESPVVMMSLEDYNAIEETMYLLRSPKNAQRLYKGLEQLKEGKYQQRELIDEDKNESAK; encoded by the coding sequence ATGGATGCGATTACCTATACTCAAGCCCGTAAAAACTTTACCTCAGTAATGAATCAAGTTTGTGACGATCATAGTCCAATTATTATTACTCGTCAGTCAGAAAGCCCAGTGGTCATGATGTCTCTAGAAGATTACAACGCCATTGAAGAAACCATGTACTTACTGAGAAGCCCTAAAAACGCCCAACGTCTTTATAAAGGATTAGAACAATTAAAAGAAGGTAAATATCAACAACGAGAATTAATTGATGAAGATAAGAATGAGAGTGCTAAGTAA
- a CDS encoding DoxX family protein, with protein sequence MKNLILSNKELLRVILAVCLLVVGILHFVLPEPFIKIVPPVFLYPAAMVYISGFFEILGAIGLLFPPVSRLAAWGLVSLFIAVYPANLYMAIHHIHIPNIPVSNTFQAIRLPLQFVLIAWAWWYTRPDDNPNQASIIPGYPKVNE encoded by the coding sequence ATGAAAAACTTAATCTTATCTAACAAAGAACTGCTTAGAGTTATTTTGGCTGTTTGCCTTTTAGTGGTTGGAATCTTACACTTTGTCCTACCCGAACCATTCATTAAAATAGTTCCACCCGTTTTTCTCTATCCAGCCGCTATGGTGTATATTAGTGGCTTTTTTGAAATTTTGGGTGCAATAGGGCTATTGTTTCCACCAGTTAGCAGATTAGCAGCCTGGGGTTTGGTGTCATTATTTATTGCGGTTTATCCTGCCAATCTCTACATGGCAATCCATCATATTCATATTCCCAATATTCCCGTTAGTAACACGTTTCAGGCTATTAGACTACCATTACAATTTGTTTTAATTGCCTGGGCTTGGTGGTATACTCGCCCCGATGATAATCCTAACCAGGCTTCGATTATTCCTGGTTATCCCAAGGTTAATGAATGA
- a CDS encoding Tab2/Atab2 family RNA-binding protein: protein MSKTTWELDFYSRPVLDDEGKKLWEILICESPTDTKRSPDDLFRYSEYCSSKSVNSIQLREAIEKAISEAETPPKKIRFFRRQMNNMIVKACEDANLVPVPSRRTYALQSWIEERMNKVYPKQEGYDERAASSISVQYPASNAVRLPDAVRGDRDDKWMFVSLEAVAFDEMNEWDIAFEESFSLSLANISPDTKIPGLIIFSPRAIPLAAWMSGLEMGFLHLETDIRPQLQLETGLSDSWTLLNLTNTATVDEGKKFEAAKQQANGVHFLAVQSSPDSESFAGFWLMKG from the coding sequence ATGAGCAAAACTACTTGGGAACTAGATTTTTATTCCCGTCCAGTTTTAGATGACGAAGGGAAAAAACTCTGGGAAATATTAATTTGCGAGAGTCCGACAGATACAAAGCGATCGCCTGATGACTTATTTAGATACTCCGAATATTGTTCGAGTAAGTCAGTTAACTCAATTCAATTGCGAGAAGCCATTGAAAAAGCGATCTCCGAAGCCGAAACCCCCCCCAAAAAGATCCGTTTCTTTCGCCGCCAAATGAACAACATGATCGTTAAAGCCTGTGAAGATGCCAATCTCGTTCCCGTTCCCAGTCGTCGTACTTATGCTTTGCAAAGCTGGATTGAAGAGAGAATGAATAAGGTATATCCCAAGCAAGAGGGATACGACGAACGAGCGGCTAGTTCCATCTCGGTGCAGTATCCCGCATCTAATGCCGTTCGACTGCCCGACGCAGTAAGAGGTGACAGGGATGATAAATGGATGTTTGTCAGTTTAGAAGCAGTCGCTTTTGACGAGATGAATGAGTGGGACATTGCCTTTGAAGAATCTTTTTCCCTATCTCTAGCCAATATTTCTCCCGATACCAAAATTCCTGGTTTGATTATTTTTTCGCCTCGCGCTATACCCTTAGCTGCCTGGATGTCTGGTTTGGAAATGGGTTTTTTACATCTAGAAACCGATATTCGTCCTCAACTACAGTTAGAAACTGGTTTAAGTGACAGTTGGACATTACTCAATTTAACTAATACTGCCACCGTTGATGAAGGTAAAAAATTTGAAGCAGCAAAGCAACAGGCTAACGGAGTACATTTTTTAGCAGTCCAGTCTTCTCCCGACTCAGAATCCTTTGCAGGTTTTTGGTTGATGAAAGGTTAA
- a CDS encoding HAD family hydrolase encodes MIKAVIFDLDGTLVNSVDYHAQAWVEAFKKHGYDFSFEKLRQQIGKGSEFIIGELLSESEYEKYYDDISNYRKQYYQENLLEKVQPFPKVRELFEKIEQDGKEIVLASSARKETIEHYKQLLNIEDLIKHATSTDDVEKSKPEPDIFNAALDKLTGMDKEEVIVVGDSPYDAIAASKIPLYTIGVLCGGFDEKELREAGCSEIFKDPADMLANYSKLPF; translated from the coding sequence ATGATTAAAGCAGTAATTTTTGATTTAGATGGCACCTTAGTTAATTCGGTTGACTACCACGCCCAAGCTTGGGTAGAGGCATTTAAAAAACACGGTTACGATTTTTCTTTTGAAAAGCTACGCCAGCAAATTGGTAAAGGTAGCGAATTTATTATTGGTGAGCTTCTTTCAGAATCAGAGTACGAAAAGTATTACGATGATATTTCTAATTATCGCAAACAATACTACCAGGAAAATCTTTTAGAGAAGGTGCAACCTTTCCCTAAAGTTAGAGAGTTATTTGAGAAGATCGAACAAGACGGCAAAGAAATTGTTTTGGCATCTTCGGCAAGAAAAGAAACTATCGAACATTATAAACAACTACTAAATATTGAAGATCTAATTAAACATGCCACCTCTACAGACGACGTAGAAAAGTCCAAACCAGAACCAGATATTTTTAATGCCGCACTGGATAAATTAACAGGTATGGACAAAGAAGAGGTAATCGTAGTTGGCGACAGTCCTTACGATGCGATCGCCGCCTCTAAAATTCCTCTCTACACTATTGGCGTTCTCTGTGGTGGCTTTGACGAAAAGGAATTAAGAGAAGCAGGATGTTCGGAGATTTTTAAAGATCCAGCAGATATGTTGGCAAATTATTCTAAGCTGCCATTTTAA
- a CDS encoding type II toxin-antitoxin system Phd/YefM family antitoxin gives MTQINIHEAKTHLSQLLFRAVLGEDIIIAKAGKPIVRLVPIEKPLEDRVLGQDEGLFTVPEDFNAPLPEDILSAFEGGTME, from the coding sequence ATGACCCAAATTAATATTCACGAAGCCAAGACTCATTTGTCTCAGTTACTGTTTCGTGCTGTTTTAGGTGAAGATATAATTATTGCTAAAGCTGGCAAACCTATTGTACGTCTCGTACCTATTGAGAAACCACTTGAAGACCGTGTTTTAGGTCAAGATGAAGGACTATTTACTGTTCCTGAAGATTTCAACGCTCCTTTACCAGAAGATATTTTATCTGCCTTTGAAGGTGGTACAATGGAATGA
- a CDS encoding aminotransferase class V-fold PLP-dependent enzyme: protein MINSLAKIDLKKHREQFPGLKNKSYFNFGGQGTMPQAAIEAILETHQYIQEVGPFSGKINAWLIQRSTWLRESLAEELGTTAATITLTENVTAGCNIALWGIDWQPGDRLLMTDCEHPGVIATVEEIARRFQVEVAICPILDTLNRGNATEVIEQYLTANTRLVVLSHLLWNTGQVLPLKEIVEVCHNYQTNNKPIRVLADAAQSAGSLALNLPESGVDYYAFTGHKWFCGAAGVGGLYISEAAFDSLQPTFIGWRGVKLDSQGQPQAWKSDGQKFEVATSAYPEYEGLRSAIAVHQAWGTTQQRYQTICELSQYLWSSLQQIDRVECLKDTAPEAGLVSFQIADIKHQQLVETLEKQGFFLRTIAKPDCIRACVHYLTLPEEIERLVEAISNSLSH, encoded by the coding sequence ATGATTAATAGTTTAGCCAAAATAGATTTAAAAAAACACCGAGAGCAATTTCCAGGACTAAAAAATAAATCTTATTTTAATTTTGGCGGTCAGGGTACAATGCCTCAAGCTGCGATCGAGGCGATTTTAGAAACCCATCAATACATTCAGGAAGTAGGACCTTTTTCGGGCAAAATTAATGCCTGGCTGATTCAAAGATCGACATGGTTGCGCGAATCATTAGCTGAGGAATTAGGAACTACAGCCGCAACTATTACCCTTACCGAAAACGTTACCGCAGGCTGTAATATCGCTCTGTGGGGTATCGATTGGCAGCCTGGCGATCGCCTGTTAATGACTGACTGCGAACACCCTGGAGTTATCGCTACGGTTGAAGAAATTGCGCGGCGTTTTCAAGTAGAAGTTGCTATTTGTCCGATTTTAGACACTCTCAACCGAGGTAACGCTACAGAAGTTATCGAGCAGTATTTAACTGCCAATACTCGTTTGGTGGTGTTGAGCCATTTACTGTGGAATACGGGACAGGTATTACCCCTAAAAGAAATAGTCGAAGTTTGTCACAACTATCAGACTAACAATAAACCAATTAGAGTATTAGCAGATGCCGCTCAGTCTGCTGGCTCTTTGGCTTTAAATTTACCAGAATCGGGGGTAGATTATTACGCTTTTACAGGTCATAAATGGTTTTGCGGCGCTGCTGGCGTTGGTGGACTGTATATTAGTGAAGCGGCATTTGACAGCTTACAGCCGACGTTTATTGGCTGGCGCGGGGTAAAACTTGACTCACAAGGACAACCCCAAGCTTGGAAAAGCGACGGACAAAAGTTTGAAGTAGCTACTTCGGCATATCCCGAATATGAAGGATTGCGTTCTGCGATCGCCGTTCATCAAGCCTGGGGTACTACCCAACAGCGTTACCAGACGATCTGCGAACTCAGTCAATACTTGTGGTCGAGTCTACAGCAAATCGACAGAGTTGAATGTTTAAAAGATACCGCTCCCGAAGCAGGATTAGTTTCTTTTCAAATAGCCGACATCAAACATCAACAGCTAGTTGAGACTTTAGAAAAGCAAGGATTTTTCTTAAGAACCATTGCTAAACCCGACTGCATACGTGCCTGCGTTCACTATTTAACTCTACCAGAGGAAATAGAGCGCTTAGTTGAAGCAATAAGTAATTCGCTCTCTCACTAG
- a CDS encoding type II toxin-antitoxin system VapC family toxin: MKILLDTQISLWALTEPKRLGKQAQSMLKNRNNQLYLSAASSWEISIKAGLGKLPLPETPDIHIPSRMMELTILPLNIEHHHTFKVFSLPLHHRDPFDRILIAQAIAENFYLISADEQFRSYSLNLLWGFD, from the coding sequence ATGAAAATTTTGCTTGACACGCAAATCTCTCTTTGGGCGTTAACAGAACCCAAACGATTGGGAAAACAAGCTCAGTCAATGTTAAAAAACAGAAATAATCAGCTTTATTTGTCTGCTGCTAGTTCTTGGGAAATTTCTATCAAAGCAGGCTTAGGTAAACTACCTTTGCCAGAAACGCCAGATATTCATATTCCAAGCAGAATGATGGAGCTTACAATTTTGCCCCTCAACATCGAACACCATCATACTTTCAAAGTTTTTTCTCTACCCCTACATCATCGCGATCCTTTCGATCGCATCTTGATTGCCCAAGCGATCGCAGAAAATTTTTATTTAATTAGTGCCGACGAACAATTTCGCAGTTATAGTCTCAATCTACTATGGGGTTTCGACTAA
- a CDS encoding Txe/YoeB family addiction module toxin, with protein sequence MDIMFLDDAWQDYLYWQKADKKILKRINQLIKDTQRTPFKGIGKPEPLKFDMSGLWSRRINQEHRLIYQVKDNCIIIVQCRYHY encoded by the coding sequence ATGGACATTATGTTTCTAGATGATGCTTGGCAAGACTATTTGTATTGGCAGAAAGCAGATAAAAAAATACTCAAACGCATCAACCAATTAATTAAAGATACACAAAGAACTCCTTTTAAAGGAATCGGTAAACCAGAACCCCTTAAATTTGATATGTCGGGGCTGTGGTCGCGTCGCATCAATCAAGAACATCGCCTAATTTACCAAGTCAAAGACAACTGTATTATTATCGTTCAATGCCGTTATCATTATTAA
- the ilvA gene encoding threonine ammonia-lyase, biosynthetic yields the protein MNSDYLERILTARVYEVAQESPLEYAPNLSARLDNKLLLKREDMQSVFSFKLRGAYNKMAHLPADLLKQGVIAASAGNHAQGVALAAKKLGTTAIIVMPVTTPQVKVKAVIARGGNVVLHGDTYDHACAYAKQLCQEKNLTFIHPFDDPDVIAGQGTIGMEILRQYQKPIEAIFVAIGGGGLISGIAAYIKRLRPEIKIIGVEPVDADAMSRSLQLGQRIGLPQVGLFADGVAVREVGEETFRLCQQYVDEIILVDTDDTCAAIKDVFEDTRSILEPAGALAIAAAKAYVEREQIKNKTLVAIACGANMNFDRLRFVAERAELGERREAIFAVTIPEARGSFRKFCQCLGKHNLTEFNYRIADERQAHIFVGVQIENRADADSIAATFAANDFEAIDLTDDELAKMHLRHMVGGRSTLADNELLYRFEFPERPGALIQFLNRMSPNWNISLFHYRNNGADYGRIAIGVQVSPEEIPDWQTFLDRMGYRYWDESQNPAYKLFL from the coding sequence ATGAACTCCGACTATTTGGAGAGAATCCTTACCGCCCGTGTTTATGAAGTAGCGCAAGAATCTCCTCTAGAATACGCACCAAATTTATCGGCGAGACTAGACAACAAACTGTTGCTCAAACGGGAAGATATGCAGTCGGTGTTTTCTTTTAAACTGCGGGGTGCTTACAACAAAATGGCACATTTACCTGCCGATCTTTTAAAACAGGGAGTAATTGCCGCTTCAGCAGGAAACCACGCTCAGGGAGTTGCCCTGGCAGCAAAAAAATTAGGAACTACTGCAATTATTGTCATGCCCGTAACTACACCCCAGGTAAAAGTGAAGGCGGTAATTGCTAGAGGTGGCAACGTAGTTTTACATGGCGATACATACGATCATGCCTGTGCTTACGCCAAACAGCTATGCCAAGAAAAAAATTTAACTTTTATCCATCCTTTTGACGATCCCGACGTAATTGCAGGACAAGGGACAATTGGCATGGAAATCTTACGGCAATATCAAAAACCGATCGAGGCAATTTTTGTCGCTATTGGTGGCGGTGGTTTGATTAGTGGCATTGCGGCTTACATTAAAAGATTGCGTCCAGAAATCAAGATTATTGGTGTCGAACCCGTAGATGCAGATGCTATGTCTCGTTCTCTACAACTAGGACAAAGAATCGGCTTGCCGCAAGTAGGTTTGTTTGCCGATGGTGTAGCGGTAAGAGAAGTAGGAGAAGAAACTTTTCGTCTCTGCCAACAGTATGTAGACGAGATTATTTTGGTAGACACAGATGATACTTGTGCGGCAATTAAAGACGTTTTTGAAGATACTCGTTCTATTTTAGAACCAGCGGGAGCATTGGCGATCGCAGCAGCCAAAGCCTATGTGGAACGAGAGCAAATTAAAAATAAGACTTTAGTGGCAATTGCCTGTGGGGCGAACATGAACTTCGATCGCCTGCGGTTTGTCGCCGAAAGGGCGGAGTTAGGCGAACGACGCGAAGCAATTTTTGCCGTCACCATCCCCGAAGCGCGGGGTAGTTTCCGTAAATTTTGTCAGTGTCTCGGCAAACACAATCTGACTGAGTTTAATTACCGCATTGCCGACGAGCGACAGGCGCATATTTTTGTCGGCGTTCAAATTGAAAACCGTGCTGATGCCGATAGCATTGCCGCTACTTTTGCTGCCAACGATTTTGAGGCGATCGATCTAACCGATGACGAACTAGCTAAAATGCATTTGCGTCACATGGTCGGCGGACGTTCGACTTTAGCAGACAACGAGTTATTATACCGTTTTGAGTTTCCCGAACGACCAGGGGCATTGATTCAGTTTCTCAACCGTATGAGTCCTAATTGGAATATCAGTTTATTCCATTACCGTAACAATGGTGCCGACTACGGACGAATTGCGATTGGCGTACAGGTATCTCCTGAAGAAATTCCTGACTGGCAAACTTTTCTCGATCGCATGGGTTATCGTTATTGGGATGAAAGCCAAAACCCAGCTTACAAATTATTTTTGTAA
- a CDS encoding ABC transporter permease, whose protein sequence is MSNSRSISSSSAPLSGIKSLLTGETTLYILKRLLQAIITLLLASALCFTIIQLAPGDYLDTLRENPQISPETIEQLNQQFGLDRPPIVQYWRWLVNVVTRFDFGTSFVYFRPVSSLLLTRIPATLLLAISSIIITWAIAIPLGIISAVQQNSLLDKVLRVLSYFGQGFPSFITALALLIFAQYTSPLFPVGGMTSIYHQQLSLFGKILDIGWHMILPTIALSITSFAGLQRLTRGQLLDVLRQEYIQTARAKGLPENKVIYVHALRNAINPLITIIGFEFASLLGGSFIAEFFFNWPGLGTLTLQAVTAQDKYLVMASLMMGAAMLIIGNLLADLLLKAVDPRIKLEDLK, encoded by the coding sequence ATGTCCAATAGCAGAAGTATCAGCAGTTCGTCCGCTCCACTTTCTGGAATCAAAAGTTTGCTGACAGGAGAAACCACCTTATATATCCTCAAGCGACTGCTACAGGCGATAATAACTTTGCTTTTAGCTTCTGCCTTATGTTTTACTATTATTCAGCTAGCACCTGGTGACTACCTCGATACTCTACGCGAAAACCCTCAAATATCGCCAGAAACTATCGAGCAACTAAATCAGCAATTTGGTTTAGATCGACCTCCAATCGTACAATACTGGCGTTGGTTGGTTAATGTGGTAACTCGCTTTGATTTTGGGACCAGTTTTGTTTATTTTCGTCCCGTTTCGTCTTTGTTGCTAACGAGAATCCCTGCTACTTTATTACTCGCCATCTCTTCTATTATTATCACCTGGGCGATCGCCATTCCTTTGGGAATTATTAGTGCAGTCCAACAGAACAGTCTACTAGATAAAGTTTTGCGAGTACTAAGCTATTTCGGTCAGGGTTTTCCTAGCTTTATTACCGCTTTGGCACTACTGATTTTTGCTCAATATACCTCGCCACTTTTTCCTGTAGGAGGTATGACCAGTATTTATCATCAACAACTATCGCTATTTGGTAAAATACTTGACATTGGCTGGCACATGATTTTACCGACGATCGCCTTGAGTATTACTAGTTTTGCAGGATTGCAGCGTCTTACCAGAGGACAGCTACTAGATGTTTTGCGACAGGAATACATTCAAACCGCTCGCGCCAAAGGATTGCCAGAAAATAAAGTTATTTACGTTCATGCTTTGCGTAATGCAATCAATCCCCTGATTACCATTATCGGTTTTGAATTTGCCAGTTTGTTAGGCGGTTCGTTTATTGCTGAGTTTTTCTTTAATTGGCCTGGATTGGGTACTTTGACTCTGCAAGCAGTTACCGCTCAAGACAAGTATTTAGTCATGGCTAGTTTGATGATGGGTGCGGCAATGCTAATTATTGGCAATCTGTTAGCAGATTTACTGCTTAAAGCGGTCGATCCTCGCATTAAACTTGAAGATTTGAAGTAA
- a CDS encoding class I SAM-dependent methyltransferase — protein sequence MMLRPEQRSKLDDTNDNDFYALPRFVTHVDDSFIDRLTDLYRQRLQPNTCILDLMSSWVSHLPSEMQFEHVEGHGLNKEELAKNPRLDSYFVQNLNKNPKLPLEDASFDAVLIAVSVQYIQYPEAVFSEILRILKPGGIVIISFSNRMFYQKAIAAWRDSTETKRIGLVEQYFRAAPGFSNPETVVHKSSVPSLWQMLGVMGGDPFYAVIASKI from the coding sequence ATGATGCTAAGACCAGAGCAAAGGTCTAAATTAGACGATACAAACGACAATGATTTTTATGCCCTTCCTCGCTTTGTCACTCACGTTGATGACAGTTTTATCGATCGCCTGACCGATTTATATCGCCAAAGATTGCAACCTAATACGTGTATTCTAGATTTGATGAGTAGCTGGGTATCTCATCTGCCATCAGAAATGCAGTTCGAGCATGTTGAAGGTCATGGATTAAATAAAGAGGAATTAGCTAAAAATCCTCGTTTAGATAGCTATTTCGTGCAAAATTTAAATAAAAACCCCAAACTACCTTTAGAAGATGCCAGTTTTGATGCGGTCTTAATTGCAGTTTCCGTACAGTATATTCAGTATCCAGAGGCAGTGTTTTCAGAAATACTCCGCATTCTCAAGCCAGGGGGAATTGTTATTATTAGCTTTTCCAATCGCATGTTCTATCAAAAAGCGATCGCTGCTTGGCGAGACAGTACGGAAACTAAACGAATTGGATTAGTAGAGCAATATTTTCGAGCCGCTCCTGGCTTTAGCAATCCAGAAACAGTAGTACATAAGTCATCAGTTCCTAGTCTTTGGCAAATGTTAGGGGTTATGGGCGGCGATCCTTTTTATGCGGTTATTGCCAGCAAAATCTAA
- a CDS encoding nucleoside deaminase, whose translation MKHEDFMRIALEEAKKGDMPYGAVLVKDGEIILQGHNTSQTDNDVLAHAESNVLRSFTKKNSYSLDALKGYTLYTTCEPCPMCAAACVWAGLSEIVFGASIKELIGIGSKQIDIACEEIVAKGFQNIKVTKGILAQECLELFK comes from the coding sequence GTGAAACATGAAGATTTTATGCGTATAGCGCTTGAAGAGGCAAAAAAAGGCGATATGCCCTACGGTGCAGTGTTAGTAAAAGACGGAGAGATTATTCTTCAGGGACATAATACTTCCCAAACCGACAATGATGTCTTGGCTCATGCAGAAAGTAATGTTTTGCGAAGCTTTACCAAAAAAAACTCTTATTCATTGGATGCCTTAAAAGGCTATACCCTTTATACTACTTGTGAACCCTGTCCGATGTGTGCTGCGGCTTGCGTTTGGGCGGGTTTATCGGAAATTGTTTTTGGGGCTTCGATAAAAGAATTAATCGGTATTGGGTCAAAACAAATCGATATTGCTTGCGAAGAAATAGTTGCCAAAGGCTTTCAAAACATCAAAGTAACCAAAGGTATTTTAGCTCAAGAGTGTTTGGAACTCTTTAAATAA
- a CDS encoding SIMPL domain-containing protein codes for MKATNKAIFKETDIKDKEDLGDRTLTKPSEFKTATDTANLDLLTGANSTDSLFSKLNSDLLLGDVTFTKKDNLKILEVTGKGVVSVDTDTAQIQLGIEAEGATATKVQQKVAKNTAAVVKQLDLLEVEELQTVSISLEPKLKFDNQGNSTVVGFTGRNILQFEISTEQAGETIDAALKAGANVIENIDFIAPESEFNQARLDAIELAVKDAQNQAVSVFNTLDLKPLEIVDIDVMGVSSPSATSSSPEINFLKNAAAFDVSTPIIGGSQEVVAEVALDINYAAL; via the coding sequence ATGAAAGCCACAAATAAAGCAATCTTCAAAGAAACAGATATTAAAGATAAAGAAGACCTTGGCGATCGCACATTAACTAAGCCTTCTGAATTTAAAACGGCGACCGACACCGCTAATTTAGATTTGCTTACTGGAGCAAATTCTACAGATTCTTTATTTAGTAAATTAAACAGCGACCTTTTACTTGGAGATGTAACTTTCACTAAAAAAGATAACTTAAAAATCCTGGAAGTTACTGGAAAGGGAGTTGTTTCTGTTGACACTGATACGGCACAAATTCAATTAGGAATCGAAGCAGAAGGAGCTACAGCAACCAAAGTTCAGCAAAAAGTTGCCAAAAATACTGCAGCAGTAGTGAAGCAACTAGATCTACTAGAAGTAGAGGAACTTCAAACTGTTAGTATTAGCTTGGAACCCAAACTTAAATTTGACAATCAGGGTAATAGTACGGTAGTTGGTTTTACGGGACGAAATATACTGCAATTTGAAATTTCTACCGAACAAGCAGGTGAAACAATTGATGCTGCGCTGAAAGCAGGTGCAAATGTTATCGAAAATATTGATTTTATCGCTCCAGAGAGTGAATTTAACCAAGCTCGTTTGGATGCAATAGAATTAGCTGTTAAAGACGCTCAAAATCAAGCTGTTTCAGTATTCAATACTCTAGATTTAAAGCCTTTAGAAATTGTCGATATTGATGTTATGGGAGTTAGCAGCCCGTCAGCAACTTCATCTTCTCCAGAAATCAATTTTCTAAAAAATGCTGCTGCTTTTGATGTGTCAACTCCCATAATTGGTGGCTCTCAAGAAGTGGTTGCCGAAGTTGCTTTAGACATCAATTATGCTGCGTTATAG